DNA sequence from the Sandaracinaceae bacterium genome:
GGGGTGCACGTTGATCAGACGGCCGGGGAAGCGCTCGAGCAGGGGGCGCCCGAGGATGCGCATGAAGCCCGCCAGCACCAACAAGACGTCGCGCTGCGCGCTCAGGTCGGACACGGCGTCCGCTAGCGTGACGTTCCACGCGTCGCGGTCGGCTCCGCGGGGGAGCGGCACCACGCGCGTGGGCACGCCGCGCGCTTCGGCCAGCGCGAGGGCGCCTGCGCCGGGCTTGTCGCTGACCAGACCCACCACGCGCGCGTCACAACGGCCGGCGTCGATGGCCTCGAAGATCGCGGACAGGTTGGAGCCCCGGCCGGACGCGAGCACCACGATGTCGACCGTGGACACTCAGACGACCTTGATCCGGGCCTCGCCGGTCGCGTCCGACGCGATGATCTCGCCCACGCGGTAGGCGGGCTCGCCGACGGCGTCGAGGGCAGCCTGCACCGCGGCGACGTCGGCGGGCGGGACGATCATGGTGAAGCCGAGGCCCAGGTTGAAGGTGCGCTGCATCTCGGGCTCGGCCACGCCGCCCTCGCGCTGGATGAGGTCGAAGATGGCCGGGCGGGGCCAGCTG
Encoded proteins:
- a CDS encoding phosphoribosylglycinamide formyltransferase; its protein translation is MSTVDIVVLASGRGSNLSAIFEAIDAGRCDARVVGLVSDKPGAGALALAEARGVPTRVVPLPRGADRDAWNVTLADAVSDLSAQRDVLLVLAGFMRILGRPLLERFPGRLINVHPSLLPSFTGHDAPRQAVAAGVRLTGCTVHVVDDGVDTGPILAQAAVPVLPTDDADALHARIQVAEHALLPTVIHWVAQGLLTLAPPTLTQAPCAAGYYTAPRFDDPA